The nucleotide sequence TGCGTCTGATGTAATGGCGCGCATTTATGCGGCCAAGGCGATCGCCAAAAAAGGCAATCTCGAAGCGCTCAAAGCTTTACAAGAATCCCTCAAAGCCGAGGCATTCTGGGGGGTGCGCGTGGAGGTGTGCGAAGCGTTGGCCGATATCTCCCTCGACCAGGTCTTCGATGTCTTGGCTTCTGCGCTTGAGGATGGCGATGCCCACGTGCGCCGAGCGGCGATCGCCGGTCTGACGAAGTTCAAAACCCGCAAAACTTTTGACCTGCTACTGCAACGGCTGAAAGACGGGGACGAGAGCTATTACTTTGAGGGGGCTGTCGCTCGGGCGATCGGGGTGATTGCCGGTAAGACGGTGGATAGCGATGTGAGGGAGGAAGAGGCGATCGCGGCTCTCAAGTCGGTGTTGGAGGAGAAGGCAGGTTGGAATGAGGTGGTGCGATCGGGGGCGATCGGCGGTCTGTCTCAAATGAAGGAGTCGGCAGCGGCTCTCGATCTATTGCTCAAATACACCGAAAGTGGCGTGTCTCAACCGTTGCGCTTGGCCTCTATCCGCGCTCTGGGCTCTTATGCTTCTGAGAAGGAGAACTCCAAAGTGCTCGAACGCTTGCGCGAGCTCTCTCGCGAAACGTTTTTCTTGACTGAAGTGGCGACTGTGAATGCGTTAGGTCAGTTGAATACGACTAAGGCGATTCCAGTTCTTCAGAGTTTGGAGAGTAGCGATGGACGGGTTGAGCGGATGGTTGGAGAGGCGATCGAGAAGGTGCAGAAGAATGCTGGGTCTGACAGCGCGGTGAAGGAGCTGCGAGATGAGTTGGAGCAACTTAAGAAAACCAACCGTGATTTAGTCAGCAGGCTGGAAAAGCTAGAAACCAAGTCACCCTAACCAACTCTCCATTAAGATAATTTATTCAGATCTGAGTTCAAGTGCTGAGCTTTACTTAACGTGAGTTCGATAACAGGCTGCTCCCGATTCCCCAACCCCTTCCCTCAATGTTTGGGGAAGGGGAACTTGATGATAAATAGAGATTTTTGGCTGTTGCTACCCTCTCCCAATATTAGGAGAGGGCTGGGCATGAGAGCAGTTCGATATCGTCGAATTCACCTGTCCCTAAGCCGTCATGATTCGATCTGCACTTCCATCTGAAGGAAATAAAGTAGCAAAATTACGTTCACGCCAAGCCATAAATTCCTCAAGTGTGCCATTGCTGCCAAAGAGATTTCCAGGACATAGTGTAGCTTGAGGTGTCCACTTATGTGCAGTCACAGCCGTATAAGGCAAGTCATATTTTGCTAGCAAATACGAAACCAATTTAATGGATGCAGCCTCTTGTTCTTCAGTAAATCTTTCTCCTACTCCTGCCGTATGCTCAATTCCGATTGAGCGCGAATTCACCGATGGTGCGTGCCAAGCTTTTTTGTCTTCTGGGACAATCTCGTATATAGTTCCATTTTTGAATACAAGATAGTGGGAGCTAGCTTCGCGATCGCCATCTGTCAAGGTGAAGAGGCCAGAAGCATCATTGTTAGATGCTGTGTAGTGTAAAACAATTGTGTCGATATCAACACCAGTCCGTCTATTACTCTGTTTTCGTGTTCGCTTTATTTGGGTGGGAGGTTTAGAAAAGAAGTCAGAACCAGTACCAGGATGATCTTCAGCTAAAAGTTCGGGTTCATCAGTACGACCTAGATCCCGAACCAACGTGCCTAGAGAATCTATTCTTCTAAACCAGTCTTGTAGATCGACAACAATCAGCTTATCTTTGCCACTAGGATTTGTTGATTTAAAGTCAATTTTTGATATAAACTTATCCTCTTCCATAAGATACATAGATGTTCTGGTTTCGAGTATCCAAGACATAGTATTACTCCTGAGAATTGTAGTCAAAGATTAGATGTATAGCTCTTTGATGAAATTTCTGTTACTAGCCATAAAAGCACTGAATACTTCTATCATTTTTACAGAGTCTCATGACTGTTCGGAGTTATCTAGCATTTTCAGACTCAGATGCGGCGGCAGAAATTTCGCTAATTACAGGACCTTCTCCAAGACCAAAATTAATTCCAAAGATTGAGACTAAATCACTATCTCCATTAAAGCTATCGTCGAATGTCTGACCATAACTGGCAAACACTGAGTAAGTATCATTGATTCGATATTCAAGTACTCCGACTAAGCGATCGTCTCTTCGATCTCCAAATCTTGCAATATATTCAATCTGGAAATTGACAGGTCCTTGATTGGGAGTTATGAGAAAGCTTGCTCCTAGATCGACTAAATTTTCACCATTATCACCTATATCATCGAAAGTATAACGGCCAATGCCAAGAAACGTGAAGTCATCCATAAGTCCAGTAGGTTGATAAGATGCTGTCAACCAAGCTGCAGCTTTAGCAAAATCTATTGAACTGATACTATCATCAATGAAATCAAAGGCTCCTGCAGAATCGAACCTAAGTTGAAATCCTTCTCGATTTAAATCAAGCTCTTCAATATCTGCCGCAAGCACCTTAAGCTTCGTAAGAATACTTTGAATTTCTTCCTCCATTTTCTGAATAGGCTGAGCTTCAATAGACAAGAGGAGATCGAAGGTTTCTAGCTGATCGCTAACTGTTAGCAAATCTGTCGAACAATCAGATATCAAGCTGTCTAGTTGCCTCTTATTCTCTTGCAAATTTGTGAAGATAGCTCCTGTACAGTTTCGCTTGATGGAGTCTAGGAAGAAAATTTCATTCTCATTGATTTCTTTAGAGTCTGCTGTTGAAATGATTTCGTTTACCAATTTGATTCGATTGATTACGGTCGAGCAAAGTTCTCGTTGAGAGACTATTGCATCTCCCGTAACTAATCTAGTTATACTTTGACTAGAACAATATTCTCTCTTATACCAGTCTAAAGAAGTTCTAAGATTAATAATTGTTGTTTTCCAATTCTGAGAGACGCTCTGTCGATCTCTTTCAGTATTTATACTTGCATCATCACCTTCGGTATCTTCAGGATCTTCTTCCGCACGTTCAACTCCTATCTGGGCAAAACAAATTGTATTGACTCTTGTCGCTTCTGCTTCATCATTCAGAAGCTCATTCATAAGGTCCACGAACCTTGGATCATTTTCTGGAATGCCCAGTTTCTCACTTATAATCTTTCTTTGGCAACTATCTAGATGCGTTCGTAGCAAGGCTCTCAGTTGCCTTTGTAGTTGCGTTACCTCTTCAGCTTTTTCCCATAGTTCATTGTCAGGTTTTCCCGGATCTAGTAAAAAACTAATTCCAGTGGATAACCGGGTTGCATCAATCTCATTATCTCCATCCGTCAACATAACATCTGTGCTGCCTAGAGATATTGCAAAACTCTCTGGAATAAATTCACCAAAACCTGTTTTGCTGTAGTAATCTTCAAATGTCAGATTTGGACGGGGGAACCACCAGAAAGGAGAAATTTCCACTACAAAATTACTAGGAAAGCTGCCTTGTGCACTACTAACTGATTCCAATATAGTCACACCAAATGCTTGAGGTGTTGTTGGTTTAGATATCTCTCTTTCAGAAATACCAAGAATATTTAATGCTGGAGTATTGCTCACTCTAAGGCGATCAATGCTTAGATTTTCTCCGTCTTCAAGAACTGTATTCATCAAATCTTGAGCGCGATTACTAACGACCCTTGCTTCAAGCTCAGGACTTTCTTGTCGTTTTTCTTCTTCAGAAGAGTCGATATCACCTGTCACTTGAGCGAAGGATAAATT is from Synechococcus sp. PCC 7336 and encodes:
- a CDS encoding N-acetylmuramoyl-L-alanine amidase; translation: MSWILETRTSMYLMEEDKFISKIDFKSTNPSGKDKLIVVDLQDWFRRIDSLGTLVRDLGRTDEPELLAEDHPGTGSDFFSKPPTQIKRTRKQSNRRTGVDIDTIVLHYTASNNDASGLFTLTDGDREASSHYLVFKNGTIYEIVPEDKKAWHAPSVNSRSIGIEHTAGVGERFTEEQEAASIKLVSYLLAKYDLPYTAVTAHKWTPQATLCPGNLFGSNGTLEEFMAWRERNFATLFPSDGSADRIMTA